One segment of Sphingobacteriales bacterium DNA contains the following:
- a CDS encoding polymer-forming cytoskeletal protein, whose translation MSSNPASAANRNLISKGTNIEGTITSDGAIRIEGTFLGKLDSKSKVIIGDSGYIKGDIICESVDIEGTYEGTLNASGILTLKSTANVKGDLTYGKLVIEPGAIFNGTCNMNDKSSNTYNTTPLAANS comes from the coding sequence ATGAGCAGTAATCCTGCCTCGGCTGCCAACCGAAATCTCATATCCAAAGGAACTAACATAGAAGGTACTATTACATCTGACGGGGCTATTCGCATCGAAGGTACCTTTTTGGGTAAATTGGATTCCAAATCAAAAGTAATTATCGGCGATTCCGGTTATATTAAAGGCGATATTATATGCGAATCTGTTGATATTGAAGGCACTTATGAGGGTACACTCAATGCCAGCGGTATTTTAACCCTCAAAAGTACCGCTAATGTAAAAGGTGATTTGACTTACGGAAAATTGGTGATAGAACCAGGAGCCATCTTTAACGGCACTTGTAATATGAATGATAAATCTTCCAATACCTATAATACTACGCCTCTTGCAGCAAACTCCTAA
- a CDS encoding AtpZ/AtpI family protein, with the protein MQQTPKKFRKPIPKKGIDKFFRFSALGTQMFGIILVFTYAGMKLNEYMQCKKHYYTAALALVGVILALGVVMKEVIDYKQDIDDDPPADISQ; encoded by the coding sequence TTGCAGCAAACTCCTAAAAAATTCCGCAAGCCTATACCTAAAAAAGGTATAGATAAATTTTTTCGTTTTTCGGCTCTCGGCACTCAAATGTTCGGTATTATTTTGGTATTTACTTATGCCGGAATGAAGCTCAATGAATATATGCAATGCAAAAAACACTACTATACAGCAGCATTGGCGTTGGTGGGCGTTATTTTGGCATTGGGAGTGGTAATGAAAGAAGTGATAGATTATAAGCAGGATATAGACGACGACCCTCCCGCCGATATATCTCAATAA